A genomic window from Luteolibacter sp. LG18 includes:
- the xseA gene encoding exodeoxyribonuclease VII large subunit — MDDLFAKPKPAEPKALSVTQLLRRIKNVIEVQVGELWIEGEVSNLKKQASGHWYFSLKDEGAQIQCAMFGARKRQGHDALEDGAKVRVFAEASVYEARGQLQIIVQKAERAGLGDLQARFEALKRKLHAEGLFDANRKKPIPKFPRVVGIVTSDTGAAIRDILNILTRRAPWVQPVLMPVRVQGKGAEFEIARAIERMANPERHGIPRCDVLIVGRGGGSIEDLWCFNEEVVARAIAACSIPVISAVGHEIDFTIADFVADLRAPTPSAAAELAVPDGEELTVRLALLKRRMGRQVIENLQAATRALDALKRGPLQRGGERLLREPTQRIDSLRTRLDRAVAATLDAKAARLAEARAHHRAHHPAKVLERRSERVSLLGKQLQRLVSDALESRQRKLAHVAGLLRTLGPDSAFQRGFTITLDAEGRLIRSAAALLPGDTLRTRFADGEITSVAGATALPPAADHRED, encoded by the coding sequence GTGGACGACTTGTTTGCCAAACCGAAACCCGCGGAGCCGAAGGCGCTTTCGGTCACGCAGTTGCTGCGGCGCATCAAGAACGTCATCGAGGTCCAGGTCGGCGAACTGTGGATCGAAGGCGAGGTTTCCAACCTCAAGAAACAGGCCAGCGGCCACTGGTATTTCTCGCTGAAGGACGAGGGCGCGCAGATCCAGTGCGCGATGTTCGGCGCGCGGAAGCGCCAAGGCCACGACGCACTGGAGGATGGCGCGAAGGTCCGCGTGTTCGCGGAGGCCAGCGTTTACGAGGCACGCGGCCAGCTCCAGATCATCGTCCAGAAGGCGGAGCGCGCCGGACTCGGCGACCTCCAGGCGCGGTTCGAGGCGCTGAAGCGGAAACTCCACGCCGAGGGCCTGTTCGACGCGAACCGCAAGAAGCCGATTCCGAAATTTCCCCGCGTGGTCGGCATCGTCACCTCCGACACCGGCGCGGCAATCCGCGACATTCTCAATATCCTCACGCGCCGCGCGCCGTGGGTCCAGCCGGTGCTGATGCCGGTGCGCGTGCAGGGCAAGGGCGCGGAGTTCGAAATCGCCCGCGCCATCGAGCGTATGGCGAACCCGGAGCGGCATGGCATCCCGCGCTGCGATGTCCTGATCGTCGGCCGCGGCGGCGGTTCCATCGAGGACCTGTGGTGTTTCAATGAGGAGGTGGTCGCCCGCGCCATCGCCGCGTGCTCGATCCCGGTCATTTCCGCGGTCGGCCACGAGATCGATTTCACCATCGCTGATTTCGTGGCGGACCTGCGCGCGCCCACTCCCAGCGCCGCCGCCGAACTGGCGGTGCCGGATGGCGAGGAACTCACCGTCCGCCTCGCCTTGCTCAAACGCCGGATGGGCCGACAGGTCATCGAGAACCTCCAAGCCGCCACCCGCGCGCTGGACGCCCTCAAGCGTGGTCCTCTCCAGCGTGGCGGCGAACGTCTTTTGCGCGAGCCTACCCAGCGGATCGATTCCCTGCGCACCCGGCTCGACCGCGCCGTGGCCGCGACCCTCGATGCGAAAGCGGCTCGTTTGGCCGAAGCCCGCGCCCACCACCGCGCCCACCACCCGGCGAAGGTATTGGAACGCCGGAGTGAGCGGGTGTCACTGCTGGGTAAGCAGCTCCAGCGGTTGGTCAGCGACGCCCTCGAATCCCGTCAGCGCAAGCTCGCCCACGTTGCCGGGCTGCTCCGCACCCTCGGCCCGGATTCGGCGTTCCAGCGCGGATTCACCATCACGCTGGATGCCGAGGGCCGCTTGATCCGCTCGGCCGCGGCATTGTTGCCGGGGGATACGCTCCGGACCCGCTTCGCCGATGGCGAGATCACCAGCGTGGCCGGCGCCACCGCGCTCCCCCCGGCGGCGGACCACCGGGAGGATTGA
- a CDS encoding TerC family protein, which translates to MLALDLGVFHRKSHVVGFKESLGWSAVWITLGVAFSSVVYFAYDRHWFGLGMGVDAVDGVINSGKLAATKYLTGYVVEKSLSVDNIFVIAMIFGSLAVPAKYQHRVLFWGILGALLLRGLMIGVGSALVANFHWVLYIFGAFLIFTAIKMLVMKDKEEHPENNPLVRYLRKFFPVTRDYHGQHFIVTAGEKASEEPAVAGDPIVTDPVVAAAPKGKRLLTPLAVALVLVEFTDVIFAVDSIPAIFAITADPFLVFTSNVFAILGLRSLYFALAGMIAKFVFLKPALSMVLLVVGGKMLAAKWLKELLGESFNFTILGVILAILATGVLASLVAGKKQEA; encoded by the coding sequence ATGCTGGCGCTCGACCTCGGCGTGTTCCACCGGAAGTCCCACGTGGTGGGCTTCAAGGAATCCCTCGGGTGGTCCGCCGTGTGGATCACCCTCGGTGTGGCGTTTTCCAGCGTCGTCTACTTCGCCTATGACCGCCATTGGTTCGGTCTCGGCATGGGCGTCGATGCCGTCGATGGCGTGATCAACAGCGGCAAGCTCGCCGCCACCAAGTACCTCACCGGCTACGTGGTGGAGAAGTCGCTGAGCGTGGACAACATCTTCGTCATCGCGATGATCTTCGGCTCGCTGGCGGTGCCGGCGAAGTACCAGCACCGGGTCCTGTTCTGGGGCATCCTCGGCGCGCTGCTGCTGCGCGGCTTGATGATCGGCGTGGGCTCCGCGCTGGTCGCGAACTTCCACTGGGTGCTCTACATCTTCGGCGCGTTCCTGATCTTCACCGCCATCAAGATGCTGGTGATGAAGGACAAGGAGGAACACCCGGAAAACAACCCGCTGGTGCGCTACTTGCGGAAGTTCTTCCCGGTGACCCGTGACTACCACGGCCAGCACTTCATTGTCACAGCCGGGGAAAAGGCGTCCGAGGAACCCGCCGTGGCCGGCGACCCCATTGTGACCGATCCGGTGGTGGCTGCCGCGCCGAAGGGCAAGCGCCTCCTCACCCCGCTGGCGGTGGCGCTGGTGCTGGTGGAGTTCACCGACGTGATCTTCGCCGTCGACTCGATCCCCGCGATTTTCGCGATCACCGCGGATCCGTTCCTGGTCTTCACCAGCAACGTTTTCGCCATCCTCGGCCTGCGCTCGCTCTACTTCGCGCTGGCGGGCATGATCGCCAAGTTCGTGTTCCTGAAGCCCGCGCTTTCGATGGTGCTGCTGGTGGTGGGGGGCAAGATGCTCGCCGCGAAGTGGCTCAAGGAGCTGCTCGGCGAGTCCTTTAACTTCACCATCCTCGGCGTGATTCTCGCCATCCTCGCGACCGGCGTGCTGGCCTCGCTGGTGGCCGGGAAGAAGCAGGAGGCGTGA
- a CDS encoding TIGR04222 domain-containing membrane protein, giving the protein MTTLTTTLNSATIPILDWKGPQFLVFYLAAFIGALIWTSIRSGQLAKRFEGAPNPRPPTDPFEIAFLAGGTPRVVQLAVARLLKLELISWRKRWTGEYLATTGKPTRESLHPVESALFVHLLGRREISVSEAMNCCRGAIAPIETRLAAAGLRPTMAEKNKACLRATWPMFLLMGIGVLKLVIGLTRDKPVGFLIVALFLTLMVTVILMQIFINRSGILTAAGRDMLADLRVDQATGSRESGFAPDFPLWSTGVALAGAYAITGIADAEAVATSLNRHLSRNPAGGGDSSGGGCGSGCSSSGCGSSCGGGGCGGCGGD; this is encoded by the coding sequence ATGACAACACTGACCACGACCCTGAACTCCGCCACGATTCCGATCCTCGATTGGAAGGGCCCGCAGTTCCTCGTCTTCTACCTCGCGGCCTTCATCGGCGCGCTGATCTGGACCAGCATCCGCTCCGGACAACTGGCCAAACGTTTCGAAGGGGCACCGAATCCCCGTCCGCCGACCGATCCCTTCGAAATTGCCTTCCTGGCGGGAGGCACCCCGCGCGTCGTCCAGCTCGCGGTGGCGCGGCTGCTGAAGCTGGAGCTGATCTCGTGGCGGAAGCGCTGGACCGGCGAATACCTGGCCACCACCGGCAAGCCGACCCGCGAGTCGCTCCACCCGGTGGAGTCCGCATTGTTCGTCCACCTGCTGGGCCGCAGGGAAATCAGCGTGAGCGAGGCCATGAACTGCTGCCGCGGGGCGATCGCCCCCATTGAAACCCGGCTTGCCGCCGCCGGACTCCGGCCGACCATGGCGGAGAAGAACAAGGCGTGCCTGCGGGCTACGTGGCCCATGTTCCTGCTGATGGGAATAGGAGTCCTCAAGCTCGTCATCGGCCTCACCCGGGACAAGCCTGTCGGCTTCCTGATCGTGGCCCTTTTCCTCACCCTCATGGTGACGGTGATCCTCATGCAGATCTTCATCAACCGCTCCGGCATCCTGACCGCCGCGGGACGGGACATGCTGGCGGATCTCCGCGTGGATCAGGCCACCGGTTCGCGGGAAAGCGGGTTCGCCCCCGACTTCCCGCTCTGGTCCACCGGCGTGGCGCTGGCGGGAGCCTACGCGATCACCGGCATCGCGGATGCCGAAGCGGTGGCGACCTCCCTCAACCGCCACCTTTCGAGGAATCCAGCCGGTGGAGGAGATTCCTCGGGTGGAGGCTGTGGGTCAGGTTGCAGCAGCAGCGGCTGTGGCAGCAGTTGCGGAGGTGGAGGCTGCGGTGGCTGTGGCGGGGATTGA